A genomic window from Cotesia glomerata isolate CgM1 linkage group LG7, MPM_Cglom_v2.3, whole genome shotgun sequence includes:
- the LOC123269475 gene encoding protein snakeskin isoform X1 produces MVSVVSVGSIIIKVLKLAMNLIILILYRTGYGGEFLGVGGTWNLNEDKSPDAEIVASGVFVGFFIYTSVVLMTYCFGSTEHKKSLVEIIMNIVGMFMFLAVGGTALHYWHGYQSEHKYIHVATERQIGLAVGSLCVLEGAAYLLDTLLSFYEFAQSEYN; encoded by the exons ATGGTTTCTGTAGTGTCAGTTGGCAGTATCATTATAAAAGTGCTTAAATTG GCAATGAACTTAATTATTCTCATCTTGTATCGAACGGGATACGGAGGAGAGTTTCTAGGTGTGGGTGGAACGTGGAACCTAAACGAGGACAAGAGCCCCGACGCAGAAATCGTTGCTTCCGGTGTCTTTGTTGGTTTTTTCATTTACACCAGCGTTGTATTGATGACTTATTGTTTTGGTAGTACGGAGCATAAAAAAAGTCTTGTt gaaataattatgaatatcGTAGGAATGTTCATGTTCCTTGCCGTAGGAGGAACAGCTCTACATTATTGGCACGGTTATCAATCGGAACATAAGTATATCCATGTCGCAACAGAGAGACAG attggtCTAGCCGTGGGCTCGCTTTGTGTTTTGGAAGGAGCAGCGTATCTACTCGATACTTTATTGAGTTTCTACGAATTCGCTCagagtgaatataattaa
- the LOC123269475 gene encoding protein snakeskin isoform X2, whose protein sequence is MNLIILILYRTGYGGEFLGVGGTWNLNEDKSPDAEIVASGVFVGFFIYTSVVLMTYCFGSTEHKKSLVEIIMNIVGMFMFLAVGGTALHYWHGYQSEHKYIHVATERQIGLAVGSLCVLEGAAYLLDTLLSFYEFAQSEYN, encoded by the exons ATGAACTTAATTATTCTCATCTTGTATCGAACGGGATACGGAGGAGAGTTTCTAGGTGTGGGTGGAACGTGGAACCTAAACGAGGACAAGAGCCCCGACGCAGAAATCGTTGCTTCCGGTGTCTTTGTTGGTTTTTTCATTTACACCAGCGTTGTATTGATGACTTATTGTTTTGGTAGTACGGAGCATAAAAAAAGTCTTGTt gaaataattatgaatatcGTAGGAATGTTCATGTTCCTTGCCGTAGGAGGAACAGCTCTACATTATTGGCACGGTTATCAATCGGAACATAAGTATATCCATGTCGCAACAGAGAGACAG attggtCTAGCCGTGGGCTCGCTTTGTGTTTTGGAAGGAGCAGCGTATCTACTCGATACTTTATTGAGTTTCTACGAATTCGCTCagagtgaatataattaa